Proteins encoded within one genomic window of Rossellomorea vietnamensis:
- a CDS encoding FtsB family cell division protein — MRKNVTPMENEYVRHQEHMHKSSSKRKKRLVRRLAVFFVLVLAISGFLISTLISRAQVLEDKQTEKAQLEKKLEDLKDKQSALEEEIVKLNDDEYIAKLARRDYFLSDEGEIIFNIPEPDKEKEEEVSY; from the coding sequence ATGAGAAAAAACGTGACACCAATGGAAAATGAATATGTCCGCCATCAGGAGCATATGCATAAATCTTCTTCTAAGAGAAAAAAGCGTTTGGTCCGTCGATTAGCAGTTTTCTTTGTTTTAGTGTTGGCAATTAGTGGATTTTTAATCTCGACCCTCATTTCCAGAGCCCAGGTTTTAGAAGATAAACAAACGGAAAAAGCACAATTGGAAAAAAAGTTAGAAGACCTGAAAGATAAGCAATCAGCCTTGGAAGAAGAGATTGTGAAGCTTAACGATGATGAATATATAGCCAAACTGGCGCGCCGGGATTACTTTTTATCAGATGAAGGTGAGATTATTTTCAACATACCTGAGCCAGATAAAGAGAAAGAAGAAGAGGTGTCTTATTGA
- the yabQ gene encoding spore cortex biosynthesis protein YabQ, translated as MTLSTQFYTMLSMIGMGALFGMTLDTYSRFLHRSERKRWLVFINDIMFWVLQALSIFYILFVVNFGEIRFYIFIALLCGFAAYQALIKQHYLAFLERLILFFISLYNFGVKMVKRLIYSPIKWMIVLLITIVLSIGKGLLSVILFLLKVIMKVMQWAIKLVITPIWWILKGIWNLLPKNLTKRVEKLYNKVAGIFKAYIKKVYRVVEKFKKKPKDKE; from the coding sequence ATGACCCTCTCGACCCAGTTCTATACCATGCTCTCCATGATCGGCATGGGGGCACTATTTGGTATGACGTTGGACACGTATTCCCGGTTCTTACACCGGTCCGAGAGAAAACGGTGGCTTGTATTCATCAATGACATCATGTTTTGGGTTTTGCAGGCGCTTTCGATTTTTTATATTTTATTCGTCGTGAATTTCGGTGAGATCCGTTTTTATATTTTCATTGCGCTATTATGCGGTTTTGCCGCTTACCAGGCGTTGATCAAGCAGCATTATTTGGCGTTCCTTGAACGCCTGATATTGTTTTTTATCTCCCTGTATAATTTCGGAGTGAAAATGGTGAAAAGATTGATTTATTCACCGATAAAATGGATGATTGTGCTTCTGATCACGATTGTTTTATCTATAGGAAAAGGGCTCTTATCCGTCATATTATTCCTTTTAAAGGTGATCATGAAAGTGATGCAATGGGCGATTAAGCTCGTAATCACACCGATATGGTGGATATTGAAGGGTATTTGGAATTTATTGCCGAAAAATCTTACAAAAAGAGTCGAGAAGTTATATAATAAAGTGGCAGGAATTTTTAAAGCGTATATCAAAAAAGTATATAGAGTGGTAGAAAAGTTCAAGAAGAAACCTAAAGATAAAGAATAG
- a CDS encoding 50S ribosomal protein L25/general stress protein Ctc — MATELKANTRKDFKRSSLTKLRHEGNIPGVVYGYKADNTPIMVDAITFIKTIREVGRNGIISLNVDGNKQNVILSDYQQDHLKDAVTHVDFLAVNMSEEIDADVRIELVGEAAGVKDGGVMQQPLHEVSVTAKPNDIPESIEVDVTELQVGETVTISDIRDKYSVTLNEEDDRTIASILAPRQEEEIDSGEEQEAGTPENEEGRESEASDESESKEE; from the coding sequence ATGGCAACAGAATTAAAAGCAAATACCAGGAAAGATTTTAAACGATCTTCATTAACAAAGCTGAGACATGAAGGGAATATCCCGGGAGTCGTGTACGGCTACAAAGCAGATAATACACCTATTATGGTAGACGCCATTACATTCATTAAAACCATCCGTGAAGTAGGAAGAAACGGCATCATTTCTTTAAATGTAGATGGCAATAAACAAAACGTCATTTTAAGTGATTACCAGCAGGATCATCTGAAGGATGCTGTCACGCATGTTGATTTCCTTGCTGTGAATATGTCAGAAGAAATCGATGCGGATGTTCGTATCGAGCTTGTAGGAGAAGCAGCCGGCGTGAAAGACGGTGGTGTGATGCAGCAACCTCTGCATGAGGTATCTGTAACAGCGAAACCGAATGATATTCCGGAATCCATCGAAGTGGACGTAACCGAGCTCCAAGTAGGAGAAACGGTAACAATCAGTGATATTCGTGATAAGTACAGCGTTACTCTCAATGAAGAGGATGACCGCACCATTGCTTCCATCCTTGCTCCAAGACAGGAAGAAGAAATCGACAGTGGTGAAGAGCAGGAAGCTGGCACACCTGAGAATGAAGAAGGAAGAGAATCGGAAGCCAGTGATGAAAGCGAATCGAAGGAAGAGTAA
- a CDS encoding RNA-binding S4 domain-containing protein — MRLDKFLKVSRLIKRRTLAKEIADQGRITVNGQQAKASSNVKVGDELSVRFGQRIMRVKIERLLETTKKEEASGLYSVLSEERIEETE, encoded by the coding sequence ATGAGATTAGATAAATTTTTAAAAGTATCCAGGCTCATTAAAAGAAGAACCCTGGCGAAAGAGATTGCCGACCAGGGACGTATCACTGTGAACGGACAGCAGGCCAAAGCAAGCTCCAATGTAAAAGTCGGGGATGAATTAAGCGTAAGGTTTGGCCAGAGGATTATGAGGGTAAAGATTGAAAGGCTTCTTGAAACAACGAAAAAAGAAGAAGCGAGCGGGCTTTATTCCGTCCTTTCAGAGGAAAGGATCGAAGAAACGGAGTAA
- the spoVT gene encoding stage V sporulation protein T, translating into MKATGIVRRIDDLGRVVIPKEIRRTLRIREGDPLEIFVDRDGEVILKKYSPISELGDFAKEYGEALYDSLGSAVLICDRDAVIAISGASKKEYLNKNISELIEKVMDDRTSLLHTQQGQAELVEGHGEDLASYTIAPIVANGDPIGAVAIFSKDRTVGEVEQKAVETAAGFLARQMES; encoded by the coding sequence ATGAAAGCAACTGGTATTGTTCGTCGTATTGATGATTTAGGACGTGTCGTCATTCCGAAAGAAATTCGCAGGACATTAAGGATTCGCGAGGGAGATCCCCTGGAAATCTTCGTTGATCGTGACGGAGAAGTCATCTTAAAGAAATATTCCCCAATCAGTGAACTTGGTGACTTTGCTAAGGAGTATGGCGAAGCATTGTACGACAGTTTGGGAAGTGCCGTGTTAATTTGTGATCGGGATGCTGTCATTGCCATCTCCGGCGCTTCAAAGAAAGAGTATTTAAATAAGAACATCAGTGAACTCATCGAGAAGGTAATGGATGACCGCACGTCTCTATTACACACTCAACAGGGACAAGCTGAGCTTGTTGAAGGACACGGTGAGGATCTTGCTTCCTATACGATCGCTCCGATTGTCGCAAATGGAGACCCGATTGGTGCCGTTGCGATTTTCTCAAAGGACCGTACAGTAGGCGAAGTGGAACAAAAGGCAGTAGAAACGGCAGCTGGCTTTTTAGCAAGACAAATGGAGTCATAA
- a CDS encoding putative polysaccharide biosynthesis protein has product MSQKYSSSRFLKGAMVLTVAALVTKILSAVYRIPFQNIVGDIGFYIYQQVYPFYGIAIALSTYGFPVIISKMVAEKLEGEDEEGAKRVAVTSFLFLCFVGFSWFLLVYFGSGLIARWMGDPLLKPLLQVISLSFLLLAPLSVIRGYYQGKEDMVPTAVSQVTEQTIRVATILIFSTILVTQGYSLYMTGKGALFGSITGGLGGLLVLLTFLTARREKLFSRKYLSLPADYVQIWSRLFKNGTAICVSAMLLVLLQFVDSLNVYSLLLSSGMEAESAKTWKGIYDRGQPFVQLGTVVATSISLTIVPLVTNAYLKRRESLVREYSQLSLKISITIGFAATLGIINIMVPTNTMLFENALGSKVIAVFCLSIFFSCLILTFAGIFQGIGRIYYPAFCIVMGILVKYLGNACLIPVMGVMGASISTVGSLSIIAIMMVIKLRKWFPIRFFTFSFYKTLLLSGAAMTIGLQGLLWIYDTLLENGMPGRPLSVFFSLGGVCIGGILFLIVFLRGNVLSREDISFLPFGSKWVWLMNKVQPNNK; this is encoded by the coding sequence TTGAGTCAGAAGTACTCCTCCAGCCGATTCTTGAAAGGGGCCATGGTATTAACGGTTGCGGCATTGGTAACCAAAATATTAAGTGCTGTTTATCGGATCCCTTTTCAAAATATTGTTGGAGATATCGGGTTTTATATATATCAGCAGGTGTATCCGTTTTACGGGATTGCCATCGCTCTATCCACCTATGGATTCCCTGTCATCATTTCAAAAATGGTTGCAGAGAAATTAGAAGGAGAGGATGAAGAAGGTGCAAAGAGAGTGGCCGTCACCTCCTTTTTATTCCTTTGTTTCGTTGGTTTTTCCTGGTTTCTGCTTGTCTACTTCGGTTCCGGATTGATCGCACGTTGGATGGGAGATCCCCTTCTAAAGCCGTTACTTCAAGTGATTTCTTTATCGTTCCTATTATTAGCCCCCCTCTCTGTCATCAGGGGGTATTATCAAGGGAAAGAAGATATGGTGCCGACGGCTGTTTCTCAAGTGACGGAACAAACGATCAGGGTGGCGACGATCCTGATCTTTTCGACGATCCTTGTAACCCAAGGATACTCCTTATATATGACAGGTAAAGGAGCTCTGTTCGGGTCGATTACCGGTGGTCTGGGCGGACTTCTTGTTCTTCTTACTTTCCTTACTGCACGGAGGGAAAAGCTGTTTTCACGGAAATACCTTTCCCTTCCTGCCGATTACGTACAGATCTGGTCCCGGTTATTCAAGAATGGAACAGCTATCTGTGTAAGTGCCATGTTGCTCGTGTTACTTCAATTTGTTGATTCACTAAATGTATACTCCCTTCTTCTGTCATCAGGGATGGAAGCGGAAAGCGCGAAAACGTGGAAGGGGATTTATGACCGGGGACAACCCTTTGTCCAGCTCGGGACGGTAGTGGCTACATCCATCTCACTGACCATCGTTCCATTGGTGACAAATGCCTATCTCAAAAGAAGAGAATCTTTAGTAAGGGAGTACAGTCAGCTTTCCCTTAAGATCAGCATTACCATTGGTTTCGCGGCTACACTTGGAATCATCAATATCATGGTGCCGACCAATACGATGCTATTTGAAAATGCCCTCGGTTCCAAGGTTATTGCGGTCTTCTGCCTATCGATTTTCTTCAGCTGCCTCATTTTGACGTTTGCAGGCATTTTTCAGGGAATCGGGAGGATTTATTACCCGGCATTCTGTATCGTGATGGGGATTTTAGTGAAATACCTCGGGAATGCCTGTCTCATCCCAGTGATGGGAGTCATGGGGGCATCGATCTCGACGGTTGGCTCTCTAAGTATCATTGCCATCATGATGGTGATAAAGCTTAGAAAATGGTTTCCGATCCGTTTCTTTACGTTCTCTTTTTATAAGACATTGCTGCTGAGCGGAGCGGCCATGACGATTGGATTACAGGGGCTGTTGTGGATATATGATACACTTTTGGAGAATGGAATGCCCGGGCGTCCGCTTTCCGTCTTTTTTTCATTAGGAGGCGTTTGTATCGGCGGCATCCTTTTTTTGATCGTGTTTTTAAGAGGGAATGTCCTTTCAAGAGAAGACATCAGTTTCTTGCCCTTTGGGAGTAAATGGGTATGGTTGATGAATAAAGTTCAGCCGAATAATAAGTAG
- the mazG gene encoding nucleoside triphosphate pyrophosphohydrolase, whose amino-acid sequence MNTITIVGLGAGDIEQLPLGVYRRIKNSSHLYLRTDQHPVVKDLAAEGITYHSFDAVYEKHDQFDLVYEEIVQNLITASEEHSLVYAVPGHPLVAEKAVQMLLDLHKEGKIHVEIGGGQSFIDALFASVGADPIDGFQLLDGTSLKLHDIHMNQQLIIGQVYDAFIASEVKLTLMELYPYDYEVSLVTAAGSTEEKVERIPLVELDRVAGLSNLTSLYVPAVEEMESSFKQYATLREIISTLRGPNGCPWDKEQTHHSLKKYLLEETYELLEAIEEEDIDHMIEEMGDVLLQIMLHAQIGEDEGMFTMEEVIEGLASKMVRRHPHVFGTVQVENSEQVKANWEEIKSREKESGTEPMLKNVAKGMPALMKAYEYQKKAAKSGFDWADPQGAWEKVWEELKEFEREVENNSEHDMKKEFGDVLFALINVARFYKIFPEEALAMTNTKFYRRFSYVEEQVMKSGKSFEDYTLEELDQFWNEAKEMNIE is encoded by the coding sequence ATGAATACGATAACGATCGTCGGGTTAGGCGCAGGAGATATAGAACAGTTGCCATTGGGAGTATACAGGAGGATTAAGAACAGTTCACACCTTTACTTGAGGACGGATCAACATCCCGTCGTAAAGGATTTAGCAGCAGAAGGGATCACCTATCATTCTTTCGATGCTGTCTATGAAAAACATGATCAGTTCGATCTCGTATATGAAGAGATTGTTCAAAACCTGATCACGGCATCAGAAGAGCATTCCCTTGTCTATGCCGTTCCGGGTCACCCATTGGTTGCAGAAAAGGCTGTCCAAATGCTGTTGGACCTGCATAAAGAAGGAAAGATCCACGTTGAGATCGGCGGTGGACAGAGCTTTATCGATGCCCTGTTTGCTTCTGTGGGAGCGGATCCGATTGATGGATTCCAGCTCCTTGATGGTACCAGCTTAAAGCTTCATGATATCCATATGAACCAGCAGCTCATCATCGGGCAGGTGTATGATGCCTTCATCGCTTCTGAAGTGAAGCTCACCCTGATGGAGCTTTATCCTTATGATTATGAGGTCTCCCTTGTAACGGCTGCCGGCAGCACGGAAGAAAAGGTGGAGCGGATCCCGCTGGTGGAGCTTGACCGGGTTGCGGGTCTCAGTAATTTGACAAGCCTCTATGTTCCGGCTGTCGAAGAGATGGAGTCCTCCTTTAAGCAATATGCGACATTAAGGGAAATCATTTCGACGCTCCGCGGACCTAATGGCTGCCCATGGGACAAAGAACAAACCCACCATTCACTCAAGAAATATCTCCTCGAGGAAACATATGAGCTGCTGGAAGCCATCGAGGAAGAAGATATTGATCATATGATCGAAGAGATGGGGGATGTCCTCCTTCAAATCATGCTCCATGCACAAATAGGCGAAGATGAGGGCATGTTCACCATGGAAGAAGTAATCGAAGGACTGGCGTCCAAGATGGTCCGGAGACATCCTCATGTATTTGGAACCGTTCAAGTGGAAAACTCGGAACAGGTGAAAGCAAACTGGGAGGAAATCAAAAGCCGTGAAAAAGAGAGCGGGACGGAGCCGATGCTCAAAAACGTGGCTAAAGGCATGCCTGCTCTCATGAAGGCATATGAATACCAGAAAAAAGCCGCGAAATCAGGCTTTGACTGGGCAGATCCTCAAGGAGCATGGGAAAAAGTATGGGAAGAATTAAAGGAATTCGAAAGAGAAGTCGAGAATAATAGTGAACACGACATGAAAAAAGAATTTGGAGATGTGTTATTCGCTCTGATCAATGTGGCCAGATTTTATAAAATTTTCCCTGAGGAAGCGTTAGCCATGACGAACACGAAATTTTACCGCAGGTTTTCCTATGTGGAAGAACAAGTAATGAAATCGGGTAAGAGTTTTGAAGATTATACATTGGAAGAGTTGGACCAATTTTGGAACGAAGCGAAAGAGATGAATATCGAATAA
- the pth gene encoding aminoacyl-tRNA hydrolase, giving the protein MKLIVGLGNPGSQYEKTRHNIGFIIIDALADRLGVSLNQSKFKGVYGTYHHKGEKVVLLKPLTYMNLSGESIVPLMDYFEIEDEDLLVIYDDLDLPVGKLRLRQKGSAGGHNGIKSTIAHLGSQQFNRLRVGIDRPTNGMSVPDYVLGKFSKEEQPELDKAISSSVEACETWLDKPFLEVMNKFN; this is encoded by the coding sequence ATGAAATTAATCGTTGGGCTCGGGAACCCGGGATCACAATATGAGAAAACGAGACATAATATCGGTTTCATTATTATAGATGCATTAGCCGATCGACTGGGCGTTTCGTTGAACCAGTCCAAGTTTAAAGGGGTTTACGGCACCTATCATCATAAGGGTGAAAAGGTCGTACTGTTAAAGCCGCTTACGTATATGAATTTGTCAGGGGAAAGCATTGTCCCCCTGATGGATTATTTTGAAATTGAAGATGAGGATTTACTTGTCATTTATGATGATCTGGACTTGCCTGTAGGAAAATTAAGATTAAGGCAAAAGGGGAGTGCCGGGGGGCATAATGGCATTAAATCGACCATTGCCCATTTAGGTTCCCAGCAGTTTAATCGTCTGCGGGTGGGCATCGACCGTCCGACTAACGGAATGAGCGTGCCGGATTACGTTCTGGGCAAATTTTCGAAAGAAGAGCAGCCTGAACTGGATAAAGCCATTTCTTCAAGCGTGGAAGCGTGTGAAACCTGGTTGGATAAACCATTCCTTGAGGTCATGAATAAATTCAACTGA
- a CDS encoding anti-sigma-F factor Fin family protein has product MAIHYQCRHCGTNVGTLSNVSVHSEQLGIHMLTEEERLHMVHYQDNGDIQVKTICEDCQESLERNPDYHELDHIIQ; this is encoded by the coding sequence ATGGCGATCCATTATCAGTGTCGGCATTGCGGAACGAATGTCGGGACTCTTTCAAATGTATCCGTTCATTCCGAGCAGCTCGGGATTCATATGCTGACGGAGGAAGAGCGGTTACATATGGTTCACTATCAGGACAACGGGGACATCCAGGTGAAAACAATCTGTGAGGATTGTCAGGAAAGCCTGGAGAGAAATCCGGACTACCATGAGTTAGATCATATCATTCAGTAA
- the yabP gene encoding sporulation protein YabP codes for MNQYDGNKDKTFQEHDVMMRGRKLLDITGVKQVESFDNEEFLLETVMGFLSVRGQNLQMKNLDVDKGIVSIKGKVFDLVYLDEQNGEKAKGFFSKLFR; via the coding sequence ATGAATCAATATGATGGAAACAAAGATAAAACCTTTCAGGAACATGACGTGATGATGAGGGGCCGCAAGCTCCTCGATATTACAGGAGTGAAGCAAGTGGAAAGCTTCGATAACGAAGAGTTCCTCCTTGAAACCGTCATGGGATTCCTCTCCGTCAGGGGCCAGAATCTTCAAATGAAAAATCTGGATGTGGATAAAGGCATCGTCTCTATAAAAGGAAAGGTGTTCGATCTCGTCTACCTGGATGAACAAAACGGGGAGAAGGCTAAAGGCTTCTTTAGCAAGCTGTTTCGATGA
- the mfd gene encoding transcription-repair coupling factor codes for MKGILKQVHQSEELQSIIAGVEERLSEQLVAGLSGSSRTAYIADVYLQTNKSTVVVTHNLFQAQKVYDDLIQFLSEDEVYLYSANELIAAELSVASPELRAQRIEVLNKLSNHQQGVYIVPVAGLRKILPPPSMWATNQIRFQMGEDIDLDEVLNQLVQMGYQRTGMVSTPGEFSLRGGIVDIFPLTTQNPVRIELFDTEIDSIRLFSVEDQRSIDKLNEIEIGPATEVLLKYENMERLIHEINAGLSTSLKKVKSAAVKEKMTEYIGYEVSQLENGQVPEQIFKYLSLAYEKPSSLLDYLPDDGVLFFDEYSRVQEMSESLEKEEAEWYTSLLQEGQIIQDVPVSHTFSSLVSKTKLPKVYFSLFLRHIPNTSPQNIFNVSTKPMQNFHGQMNVLKAELDRWKKGRYTVVLLGPDEERVKKLQRVLDDYKIEIAFVEDGDKLLPGTIQMINGSLTSGFELPLQKLAVITEEELFNKKTQKKPRRQKLSNAERIKSYSELKVGDHVVHVNHGIGKFLGIETLEINGVHKDYLHVKYQGNDKLYVPVDQIELVQKYVASENKDPKLYKLGGSEWKKVKSKVQSSVQDIADDLIKLYAEREAAKGYAFSPDGDMQREFEMAFPYEETDDQLRSVSEIKHDMERERPMDRLLCGDVGYGKTEVAIRAAFKAIADGKQVAILVPTTILAQQHYETIKERFQDFPVEIGLLSRFRTRKQQQETTKGLKNGTVDIVVGTHRLLSKDIQYRDIGLLIIDEEQRFGVTHKEKIKQLKTNIDVLTLTATPIPRTLHMSMLGVRDLSVIETPPENRFPVQTYVMEYNGALIKEAIEREMARNGQVYFLYNRVEDIERKADEISMLVPDARIAYAHGQMSENELEAVILSFLAGEYDVLVTTTIIETGVDIPNVNTLIVFDADRMGLSQLYQLRGRVGRSNRVAYAYFTYRKDKVLTEVAEKRLQAIKEFTELGSGFKIAMRDLTIRGAGNLLGAQQHGFIDSVGFDLYSQMLKEAIEERKGDLPKQPESSFEVDIEIDAYIPDDYIKDGHQKIEMYKRFRSLSSLPEIEELEEEILDRFGEYPEEVGYLFLISEMKIYAKNTKLESIKQDKKTVNIFMSPEGTAQIDGSKVFNLCNKHGRAVGLGMEGSKLKISINTTRLEASKWFNMAYDIIKHLDEAVKIEENV; via the coding sequence TTGAAAGGTATTTTAAAGCAGGTTCACCAAAGTGAAGAACTACAGTCCATCATCGCTGGAGTGGAGGAGCGGCTGTCTGAACAACTTGTGGCAGGATTGTCCGGCTCATCCCGGACAGCTTATATAGCAGATGTCTATTTACAAACGAATAAATCCACCGTAGTGGTGACCCATAATTTGTTTCAGGCACAGAAGGTCTATGACGATCTCATTCAATTTTTGTCTGAGGACGAAGTATATTTATATTCTGCTAATGAGCTGATCGCAGCTGAACTAAGTGTGGCAAGTCCCGAATTGAGAGCACAACGGATCGAAGTATTGAATAAGCTTTCCAATCATCAGCAGGGTGTCTATATTGTACCTGTTGCCGGATTGCGAAAAATCCTTCCACCTCCATCGATGTGGGCAACGAATCAGATCCGTTTTCAAATGGGTGAAGATATCGACTTGGATGAAGTGTTAAATCAACTGGTGCAAATGGGCTATCAACGGACAGGGATGGTCAGCACGCCTGGTGAATTCAGCCTTCGCGGGGGGATTGTCGACATTTTCCCATTAACCACTCAGAACCCTGTCCGGATCGAGTTATTCGACACGGAAATTGATTCGATCCGCCTTTTTTCGGTTGAAGATCAGCGTTCGATTGATAAACTCAATGAGATTGAAATAGGCCCTGCCACAGAGGTCTTATTGAAGTATGAAAATATGGAGAGGCTTATTCATGAAATTAACGCAGGTCTTTCCACAAGCTTGAAGAAGGTCAAATCGGCGGCCGTAAAAGAGAAGATGACAGAGTACATAGGGTATGAGGTGAGTCAGCTCGAAAATGGGCAGGTTCCTGAGCAAATCTTTAAGTACCTGTCCCTCGCATATGAAAAGCCTAGTAGTTTGCTAGATTATTTACCAGATGACGGGGTTCTATTCTTTGATGAATACAGTCGCGTCCAGGAAATGAGTGAATCCCTGGAGAAAGAGGAAGCGGAATGGTATACCTCCCTGCTTCAGGAAGGACAGATCATTCAAGACGTTCCTGTGTCCCACACGTTTTCTTCATTAGTTAGTAAAACGAAGCTGCCAAAGGTCTATTTCTCATTGTTCCTGCGCCATATTCCGAATACCAGTCCACAAAACATCTTCAATGTTTCAACAAAGCCCATGCAGAATTTCCATGGGCAGATGAACGTATTGAAGGCAGAGTTGGACAGGTGGAAAAAAGGAAGATATACAGTTGTCTTGTTAGGACCGGATGAAGAACGCGTAAAGAAGCTTCAAAGGGTACTGGACGATTATAAGATTGAGATTGCCTTTGTGGAAGATGGAGATAAGCTCCTGCCGGGAACCATCCAGATGATCAATGGAAGCCTGACAAGCGGATTTGAGCTCCCCCTTCAGAAACTTGCGGTTATTACTGAAGAGGAATTATTCAATAAGAAAACCCAAAAGAAACCGAGAAGGCAGAAACTTTCAAACGCAGAGAGGATCAAAAGTTACTCTGAGCTGAAGGTCGGGGACCATGTGGTTCATGTGAATCACGGGATCGGTAAATTCCTTGGAATCGAAACATTGGAGATCAACGGGGTCCACAAAGATTATCTCCATGTGAAGTACCAGGGGAATGACAAACTGTATGTACCGGTCGATCAAATTGAACTGGTCCAGAAATATGTCGCCTCGGAAAATAAGGATCCTAAACTTTATAAACTGGGTGGAAGTGAATGGAAGAAGGTCAAGTCGAAAGTTCAATCTTCCGTTCAGGATATAGCCGATGACCTGATCAAGCTTTATGCGGAAAGGGAAGCGGCAAAAGGCTATGCCTTCTCTCCCGATGGGGACATGCAGAGAGAATTTGAAATGGCTTTCCCTTATGAAGAAACGGATGATCAACTGCGCTCTGTCAGTGAAATCAAGCACGATATGGAAAGAGAACGTCCGATGGACCGCCTGTTGTGTGGGGACGTAGGATATGGAAAGACCGAGGTTGCAATCAGGGCTGCTTTCAAGGCGATTGCAGACGGGAAACAGGTGGCCATCCTCGTGCCCACCACCATCCTTGCTCAACAGCATTATGAAACCATCAAAGAGCGTTTTCAGGACTTCCCTGTGGAAATCGGTTTATTAAGCCGTTTCCGAACGAGGAAGCAGCAGCAGGAGACAACGAAGGGGCTCAAGAATGGAACGGTGGATATTGTAGTGGGAACCCACCGACTTCTCTCAAAAGACATTCAATACCGTGATATAGGACTCTTGATCATCGATGAAGAACAAAGGTTCGGTGTCACGCATAAAGAGAAGATCAAACAATTAAAAACGAATATCGACGTTCTGACCTTAACGGCCACGCCGATTCCCCGTACCCTTCATATGTCGATGCTCGGTGTAAGGGATTTATCGGTTATTGAAACGCCGCCTGAAAACAGGTTCCCGGTTCAGACCTATGTAATGGAGTACAACGGTGCCCTGATTAAAGAAGCGATTGAAAGGGAAATGGCAAGGAATGGCCAAGTGTATTTCCTCTATAATCGTGTAGAAGACATTGAAAGAAAAGCAGATGAGATCTCCATGCTTGTACCGGATGCCCGCATTGCCTATGCTCACGGTCAAATGAGCGAGAATGAGCTCGAAGCCGTCATACTAAGCTTCCTTGCAGGAGAATACGATGTACTGGTCACGACGACGATTATAGAAACGGGTGTCGACATCCCGAACGTCAATACGTTGATTGTGTTTGATGCCGACCGGATGGGCTTATCCCAGCTTTATCAGCTAAGGGGACGTGTCGGGCGCTCAAACCGGGTGGCTTATGCCTATTTCACTTATAGGAAAGATAAGGTGCTGACAGAAGTGGCGGAAAAACGATTGCAGGCGATCAAAGAATTCACGGAACTGGGATCCGGGTTCAAAATTGCCATGCGTGACTTGACGATCCGTGGAGCGGGTAACCTCCTCGGGGCGCAGCAGCACGGATTCATCGATTCTGTCGGATTCGACCTGTACTCCCAGATGCTGAAAGAAGCCATCGAAGAGCGAAAAGGGGACCTTCCGAAGCAGCCTGAATCAAGCTTTGAAGTGGACATCGAAATCGACGCTTATATTCCGGATGATTATATTAAAGATGGTCATCAAAAGATCGAAATGTATAAACGGTTCCGATCCCTTTCTTCCCTTCCTGAAATCGAGGAGCTCGAAGAAGAGATCCTGGACCGGTTCGGTGAATATCCGGAAGAGGTGGGTTACCTATTCCTCATCTCTGAAATGAAGATCTATGCGAAGAATACAAAGCTCGAATCCATCAAGCAGGATAAGAAAACGGTGAATATCTTTATGTCGCCGGAAGGAACGGCACAGATCGACGGTTCCAAAGTATTCAATCTTTGCAATAAACACGGCCGTGCAGTCGGACTTGGAATGGAAGGCTCCAAGCTCAAAATCTCGATTAACACAACACGCCTGGAAGCGTCCAAATGGTTTAACATGGCCTATGACATCATCAAACATCTGGATGAAGCGGTAAAAATAGAAGAAAACGTGTGA